Proteins found in one Lysinibacillus fusiformis genomic segment:
- a CDS encoding DNA cytosine methyltransferase, with product MRLNAVDLFSGAGGLLQGLLQTDYNVLFSVEIDKAAVRTHLENFPDIPVFDDDIRNLTKEKMVELTKNSEIDLVVGGPPCQGFSVFGKRRFINTQGYNPKEDDRNKLVYEFIRVVRELKPKYFFMENVKGFLSLDKGLFVEEVIKEFKSLGYDKIEYKVFCAADYGVPQKRYRMLMIGNRLGQDIIFPEPTHSENPSLLSHPYKTVGQAIMDLVNFTETDIPNHVPLKHKDIVSERMAYVKEGSKLNIEDLPEHLLQATRVDSKTGKVKNYSHIYKRLHRELPSNTLVPGHNAFPIHPTLNRTLTVREAARIQTFPDTHVFFGTRQQQCIQVGNAVPPLMAKPFFEQIKNSLSLEKE from the coding sequence TTGCGTTTAAATGCTGTTGATCTATTCTCGGGTGCAGGAGGTCTATTACAAGGTTTATTACAGACAGACTATAATGTACTTTTCTCTGTAGAGATTGATAAAGCTGCTGTTAGAACACACCTCGAGAATTTTCCTGATATCCCTGTATTTGACGATGATATTAGAAATTTGACAAAAGAAAAAATGGTTGAATTAACCAAAAATTCCGAGATAGACTTAGTTGTAGGAGGTCCACCCTGTCAAGGATTTTCAGTCTTTGGTAAAAGGAGATTTATTAATACACAAGGGTATAATCCTAAAGAAGATGACAGAAATAAATTAGTTTATGAATTTATTCGTGTAGTTAGAGAATTAAAACCTAAATATTTCTTTATGGAAAATGTTAAAGGATTCCTATCTTTAGATAAGGGTTTATTCGTTGAAGAAGTGATTAAAGAATTTAAGTCTTTAGGGTATGACAAAATTGAGTATAAAGTTTTTTGTGCAGCTGACTATGGCGTTCCACAAAAAAGATATCGTATGTTAATGATAGGAAATCGTTTAGGACAAGATATTATTTTCCCTGAACCAACACATTCAGAAAATCCTTCTTTACTTAGTCATCCATATAAAACTGTAGGTCAAGCAATAATGGATTTAGTTAATTTTACTGAGACAGATATTCCTAACCATGTGCCTTTAAAACATAAAGACATTGTCTCAGAAAGAATGGCTTATGTAAAAGAAGGATCTAAACTAAATATTGAAGATTTACCTGAACATCTATTGCAAGCTACTCGAGTTGATTCTAAAACAGGTAAAGTAAAAAATTATAGTCATATTTACAAAAGATTGCACCGTGAATTACCATCTAATACATTGGTTCCCGGCCACAATGCATTTCCTATACACCCTACATTAAATAGAACTTTGACTGTTAGAGAAGCTGCTAGAATTCAAACCTTCCCAGACACACATGTTTTCTTTGGAACAAGACAACAACAATGTATTCAAGTAGGTAATGCTGTTCCACCATTAATGGCAAAACCTTTCTTTGAACAAATAAAAAACTCCCTATCATTAGAGAAAGAGTAA
- a CDS encoding DUF1643 domain-containing protein: protein MSIKKNSYVTSNEFDLKRNRRYSQIRTWGTIRNKATIIMYNPRNPDPNPIFHSLSIEKCVEALIRYDNNFGSIEVVNLFADCSSNSKDLNKGFRKFDETNFGYITKAVMDNNTSVVILAWGKNYVAPMSRNERFVNLITGCNKKLMCLGLYDNHQPMHPANRKVLPKLYPCKMIECKGNQNGNIYLYH from the coding sequence ATGAGTATAAAAAAGAATAGTTATGTTACTTCTAATGAATTTGACCTTAAAAGAAATCGTCGATACTCGCAAATACGTACATGGGGGACTATTAGGAATAAAGCAACGATTATTATGTATAATCCTCGCAATCCTGACCCTAACCCAATCTTTCATAGTCTGTCAATTGAAAAATGTGTAGAGGCTCTAATAAGATACGATAATAATTTTGGATCTATTGAAGTCGTTAACTTATTCGCAGATTGTAGTTCTAACTCTAAAGATTTAAACAAAGGTTTCCGTAAATTTGACGAAACTAACTTTGGATATATTACAAAAGCTGTGATGGATAACAATACAAGTGTTGTAATTTTAGCATGGGGAAAAAATTATGTTGCCCCTATGAGCCGAAATGAAAGATTTGTAAATCTTATTACTGGATGCAACAAAAAACTAATGTGTTTAGGACTATATGATAATCATCAACCTATGCATCCAGCAAATCGCAAAGTGCTCCCCAAATTATACCCTTGTAAAATGATAGAGTGCAAAGGAAACCAAAATGGAAATATCTATTTATACCATTGA
- a CDS encoding helix-turn-helix domain-containing protein — MTRRVKVKIHELANQRGISLRELSRLTDIRHAALSELANQKRQNINFSHIEKIADTLQLSDIREIIDIIEVSDK; from the coding sequence ATGACAAGAAGAGTCAAAGTGAAAATTCATGAACTAGCCAATCAAAGAGGAATTTCATTAAGGGAATTATCTCGGTTAACTGATATACGCCATGCTGCTTTAAGTGAATTAGCTAATCAAAAAAGACAAAATATTAACTTTAGCCATATTGAGAAAATCGCCGATACTTTACAGCTTAGTGATATTAGAGAAATTATTGATATTATTGAAGTTAGTGACAAGTAA
- a CDS encoding rolling circle replication-associated protein → MDYYDCVLKLIGDEYIIAKKYGARIKKRERSKKTDDELQAEIKKIKMDASLSDVAKMTKIAILKNNGAKEKISKKKETQVPKGRKLTMKEKETFSDLMDMNFKLGDKYVTLTYAKEDVSLDEASQDFDNWIKRMRERYSDFKYLGVRSFQERGTVHFHVLMTIPDIPIDELRNGVFQGIWGHGHVDIEKIYSLSMVGKYAKLKNYLIKNLREFKADERSFDKNLLLKSKNLEKPEVIRGTYKEIKEYLNRLEGALKKIDEYRFSHEYLNYITSVTFIRIRNKNEN, encoded by the coding sequence ATGGATTACTATGATTGCGTACTGAAGCTGATAGGTGATGAATACATCATAGCAAAGAAGTATGGGGCTAGAATTAAGAAAAGAGAACGCTCTAAGAAAACTGATGATGAACTACAGGCGGAAATTAAAAAGATAAAAATGGACGCTAGTCTTTCAGACGTTGCGAAAATGACTAAAATCGCTATCTTGAAAAATAATGGAGCTAAAGAAAAGATAAGTAAGAAAAAGGAAACTCAAGTACCTAAAGGTCGGAAGCTTACTATGAAGGAAAAGGAAACTTTCAGTGATTTAATGGATATGAACTTTAAGCTAGGCGATAAATATGTGACTCTGACTTATGCGAAGGAAGATGTGTCGCTAGATGAAGCTAGTCAAGATTTCGATAATTGGATAAAACGTATGCGTGAAAGATATTCTGATTTTAAATATCTAGGTGTGCGTTCCTTCCAAGAACGTGGTACAGTCCATTTCCATGTGCTGATGACGATACCTGATATACCGATAGACGAATTAAGAAACGGTGTATTTCAAGGCATATGGGGACATGGACATGTTGATATAGAAAAGATTTATAGTCTTAGTATGGTCGGAAAATATGCGAAATTAAAAAATTATCTAATAAAAAATTTACGTGAATTTAAAGCAGATGAACGCTCTTTCGATAAAAACTTACTTTTAAAGAGCAAAAATCTAGAGAAACCAGAGGTTATAAGAGGTACTTATAAAGAGATAAAAGAATATTTAAACAGGCTTGAAGGAGCTTTAAAAAAGATAGATGAATATAGATTTTCTCATGAATATCTAAATTATATTACTTCCGTTACCTTCATACGTATACGAAATAAAAATGAAAACTAA
- a CDS encoding helix-turn-helix domain-containing protein, which translates to MSLNIEELYQFESKINEILNAAIMSAIEKYQASLTSKEWMTLAEASKYAGVSHNTFVKFREMGLKVAQVDGIKRVSRNEIDTFLKKHSF; encoded by the coding sequence ATGTCGCTAAATATCGAGGAGCTATATCAATTTGAAAGTAAAATAAATGAAATTCTAAACGCTGCTATTATGAGCGCAATCGAAAAATACCAAGCTTCTTTAACCTCTAAGGAATGGATGACGTTAGCCGAAGCCTCTAAATACGCTGGGGTCTCTCACAATACCTTTGTAAAATTTCGTGAAATGGGATTAAAAGTGGCTCAAGTAGATGGGATAAAACGTGTATCACGTAATGAGATTGATACTTTCTTAAAAAAACATAGTTTCTAA
- a CDS encoding site-specific integrase, with the protein MTKKRTTSIESYTLANGEKRYKFQIYVGVDPLTGKEKRTTRSGFKRKKEAELALARIKLEISKGTFRKVQAETYQDIYDLWIRQYEKIVEESTFVKTEGIFRNHILPHLGLYKIDKLNVEVCQEHVDKWANKLKKYRIIKSYAAKVVDFAIKRGYMQINPFKLVDMPKIKKEPLELVKEVDENFYTREQLNKFLDYLKKENKPKVYVLFRLLAYSGMRKGEALALNWKDIDFKNDEIRINKAISRGKDNKLYLKTTKTGSIRTIKMEKETMRTLALWKKQQQKDYLILGFNTLNEEQLVFSNKENEFLQPTKTRKWLVDILKKYNLKPITTHGLRHTHCSLLFEAGANIKEVQDRLGHSDIKTTMDIYTHLTQEAKSETIRKFDNYLNN; encoded by the coding sequence ATGACTAAAAAGCGCACAACGTCGATTGAAAGTTATACCTTGGCGAACGGAGAAAAGCGTTATAAGTTCCAAATTTATGTTGGAGTTGACCCTCTAACAGGAAAAGAAAAGCGTACCACTCGAAGCGGCTTTAAAAGGAAGAAAGAAGCTGAACTAGCACTAGCACGAATAAAGCTTGAAATTTCTAAAGGTACGTTTCGGAAAGTACAAGCTGAAACCTACCAAGATATTTACGACTTGTGGATAAGGCAATATGAGAAAATTGTAGAAGAAAGTACATTCGTTAAAACAGAAGGTATATTCCGCAACCATATATTACCTCATTTAGGTTTATATAAAATTGATAAGTTAAATGTTGAGGTATGTCAAGAACATGTAGATAAATGGGCAAATAAACTTAAAAAGTATCGAATTATAAAATCCTACGCCGCAAAAGTAGTTGATTTTGCTATTAAGCGTGGCTATATGCAAATCAACCCATTTAAGCTAGTTGATATGCCGAAGATAAAAAAAGAACCGCTTGAATTAGTGAAAGAAGTAGATGAAAATTTTTATACGCGTGAACAATTAAATAAGTTCCTTGATTACTTAAAAAAGGAAAATAAACCGAAAGTATATGTCCTTTTTAGACTTCTAGCTTATTCAGGAATGCGTAAAGGCGAAGCTTTAGCCCTTAACTGGAAGGATATAGACTTTAAAAACGATGAAATACGAATCAATAAAGCTATATCGAGGGGAAAAGATAATAAGCTATATCTGAAAACGACGAAAACGGGTTCTATTCGAACAATTAAAATGGAGAAAGAAACGATGCGTACGTTAGCTTTATGGAAAAAGCAACAACAAAAGGATTACCTAATTTTAGGGTTTAATACACTAAATGAAGAGCAGCTCGTGTTTAGTAATAAAGAAAATGAATTCTTACAGCCTACTAAAACTCGCAAATGGCTAGTTGATATACTAAAAAAATATAACCTAAAGCCAATTACTACACATGGGCTACGTCATACACACTGCTCCCTCCTATTCGAAGCGGGTGCGAATATTAAAGAAGTTCAAGACCGTTTAGGTCATTCCGATATTAAAACAACAATGGATATATATACTCACCTAACCCAAGAAGCTAAATCAGAGACTATTCGAAAATTCGATAACTACCTGAATAATTAG
- the smpB gene encoding SsrA-binding protein SmpB: MAKGTGKVLAQNKKAGHDYFIEETIEAGMVLTGTEIKSIRAGKAQLKDSYVRITNGEAWISNMHVSHFDQGNRFNHDPLRARKLLLHKKQIGELVGAVKRDGYTIVPLKMYIKDGYAKLLIGVGKGKKDYDKRNDMRKKEAKREMERTFKSKNQY; encoded by the coding sequence ATGGCAAAAGGTACTGGTAAAGTATTAGCACAAAACAAAAAAGCAGGCCATGACTACTTCATCGAAGAAACAATCGAAGCAGGCATGGTACTAACAGGCACAGAAATCAAATCCATCCGTGCAGGCAAGGCCCAACTAAAGGACTCCTATGTCCGAATCACCAATGGCGAAGCATGGATTAGCAACATGCATGTTAGCCACTTCGATCAAGGCAACCGTTTCAATCACGACCCACTGCGCGCCCGCAAACTGCTGCTCCACAAAAAGCAAATCGGCGAGCTAGTCGGTGCCGTAAAGCGTGACGGCTACACAATCGTCCCATTGAAAATGTACATCAAAGACGGCTATGCCAAGCTTTTAATCGGCGTCGGCAAAGGGAAAAAAGACTACGATAAACGCAACGACATGCGCAAAAAAGAAGCCAAACGCGAAATGGAACGTACCTTCAAATCCAAAAATCAATATTAA
- the rnr gene encoding ribonuclease R: MKDQKDTLQSRLLDFFSKEDYKPLTVGEIEDEFGFEDAEEFKELVKTLVRMEGQGLVVRSRSNRYGLPERMNLLRGKFIGHAKGFGFVTPDVEGMDDVFIPPHEINGAINGDIVLIRVLKESFGDRREGTVTKVVERGQTSFVGTFQANRGFGFVVLDDKKLPMDIFIAKGDTLGAVDGHKVVVEVATWPEDLKSATGYITKILGHKNDPGVDILSILYKHDIPPEFPDEVIAAAQRVPDEITEADLVGRRDLRHETIVTIDGADAKDLDDAVTVTKNVDGTYKLGVHIADVSYYVTQGSVIDIEAYDRATSVYLTDRVIPMIPHRLSNGICSLNPQVDRLTLSCEMIIDANGNVIAHEIFQSVIKTTERMTYKDVYMILEEQDEALIERYEPLVPMFKNMAELSGILRRKRETRGAIDFDFKESKVIVNEEGWPVDIELRERTVAEKLIEDFMLAANETIAEHFHWMNVPFLYRIHEDPKPEKLQRFFEFVTNFGILIKGTGNTVHPKALQDVLKAIEGMPEEPVISTMLLRSMQQAKYYPESIGHFGLSTDFYTHFTSPIRRYPDLIVHRLIRTYLINKDTSRETIAQWSMAMDEIADHTSERERRAVDAERDTDALKKAQYMSDKIGEEFEGIVSSITNFGIFVELPNTIEGLVHISNMTDDYYRFDDRQMIMIGERTNRQFRIGDEVTVRVANVIIEESSIDFEIVGMVTSYGRTRKAAPTVIHARKNYSDNKGERSRRSTRSDEERGSRGGNRRGGRQEEDRGSRSAKQGERRESDRDPRGRRKDDSSPGPKKRVKQKQKFYEGIAKKGKKKKSKRK, translated from the coding sequence ATGAAAGACCAAAAAGATACACTACAAAGTCGTTTACTCGATTTTTTTAGCAAAGAGGATTATAAACCACTAACTGTCGGTGAAATCGAGGATGAATTTGGCTTTGAGGATGCGGAGGAGTTCAAGGAGCTTGTGAAAACACTTGTCCGCATGGAAGGGCAAGGGTTAGTTGTACGTTCTCGCTCCAATCGCTATGGCTTACCGGAGCGTATGAATTTGCTAAGAGGTAAATTTATCGGACATGCGAAGGGCTTCGGCTTCGTGACACCTGATGTCGAGGGCATGGATGATGTGTTCATTCCACCTCACGAAATTAATGGCGCTATTAATGGAGACATCGTGCTGATTCGTGTTTTAAAGGAATCATTCGGTGACCGACGTGAGGGTACGGTTACAAAGGTCGTCGAGCGTGGTCAAACAAGCTTTGTCGGCACATTCCAGGCTAACCGTGGCTTTGGCTTTGTTGTCTTAGATGATAAAAAGCTACCAATGGATATCTTTATTGCCAAAGGAGATACATTAGGCGCTGTTGATGGACATAAGGTTGTTGTTGAGGTAGCAACATGGCCAGAGGATTTAAAATCTGCTACAGGCTATATTACGAAAATTTTAGGGCATAAAAATGACCCTGGTGTGGACATTTTATCTATTTTATATAAGCATGACATTCCACCTGAATTCCCGGATGAAGTCATTGCTGCTGCCCAGCGTGTGCCAGATGAAATTACTGAGGCCGATTTAGTAGGCCGTCGTGATTTACGTCATGAAACGATTGTGACGATCGATGGTGCAGATGCAAAGGATTTGGATGATGCCGTAACCGTAACGAAAAATGTAGATGGTACTTATAAGCTTGGCGTACATATTGCAGACGTAAGTTATTATGTAACGCAAGGCTCAGTCATTGACATTGAAGCTTATGATCGTGCGACAAGTGTTTATTTAACAGACCGTGTAATCCCAATGATTCCACATCGTTTATCGAACGGCATTTGTTCATTAAATCCTCAGGTTGACCGTTTAACACTATCTTGTGAAATGATTATTGATGCGAATGGCAATGTCATTGCACATGAAATTTTCCAAAGTGTCATTAAAACGACTGAGCGTATGACATATAAGGACGTTTACATGATTTTAGAGGAGCAGGATGAGGCACTAATCGAACGCTACGAGCCACTTGTTCCAATGTTTAAAAATATGGCTGAGCTATCTGGTATTTTACGTCGTAAACGTGAAACACGAGGGGCGATTGACTTTGACTTTAAAGAATCCAAGGTGATCGTGAACGAAGAAGGATGGCCAGTTGATATTGAATTACGTGAACGGACAGTAGCGGAGAAATTAATTGAAGATTTCATGCTAGCTGCCAATGAAACAATAGCTGAGCATTTCCACTGGATGAATGTACCGTTCCTATACCGTATTCACGAAGATCCAAAGCCTGAAAAGCTTCAACGCTTCTTTGAATTTGTCACAAACTTTGGTATTTTAATTAAAGGTACTGGTAATACGGTTCATCCTAAGGCATTACAGGATGTATTAAAGGCCATTGAGGGTATGCCAGAGGAGCCTGTTATCTCAACAATGCTCTTACGCTCGATGCAGCAGGCGAAGTACTATCCTGAAAGCATTGGTCACTTTGGTTTATCAACTGATTTCTATACACACTTCACATCACCAATTCGTCGTTATCCAGACTTAATCGTACACCGTTTAATTCGTACGTATTTAATTAATAAGGATACATCTAGAGAAACAATTGCACAGTGGAGTATGGCAATGGATGAAATTGCCGATCACACATCTGAGCGTGAACGCCGTGCTGTTGATGCAGAACGTGATACAGATGCTTTGAAAAAAGCACAATATATGTCCGACAAAATTGGCGAAGAATTCGAAGGAATTGTTTCATCGATTACAAACTTCGGTATTTTTGTGGAGCTACCAAACACAATCGAAGGACTTGTCCATATTAGCAATATGACAGATGATTATTACCGTTTTGATGATCGTCAAATGATTATGATTGGGGAACGAACGAATCGCCAATTCCGTATTGGTGATGAAGTAACCGTTCGTGTGGCCAATGTCATTATTGAGGAGTCATCCATTGACTTTGAAATCGTTGGAATGGTAACTTCATATGGACGAACACGCAAAGCAGCACCTACTGTTATTCATGCACGTAAAAATTACAGCGATAACAAAGGTGAACGCAGTCGCCGAAGCACACGCAGTGATGAGGAACGAGGCAGCCGTGGGGGCAATCGCAGAGGCGGTCGCCAAGAGGAAGACCGAGGAAGTCGTAGCGCCAAGCAAGGTGAACGTCGTGAAAGCGACCGTGACCCACGTGGTCGCCGCAAAGATGACTCAAGCCCAGGTCCTAAAAAACGCGTGAAGCAAAAGCAAAAGTTCTATGAGGGCATTGCCAAAAAAGGCAAAAAGAAAAAATCAAAACGTAAATAA
- a CDS encoding alpha/beta hydrolase, protein MNKTLSQPFFFQAGSRAVLLLHGFTGSSADVRMLGRFLEKKGYTTLAPHYKGHGVEPEELITTGPADWWQDVVAAYKQLQDAGYQEIAVAGLSLGGVMALNIALNNPVKGIVTMCAPMTMRTTDVMFEGVLKYARDYKKFQGKQEEQIEAEVALIAENGMPSLQQLREFIARTRQEIDMIYAPIFVVQATNDEVIETESANIIYNQTESLEKHIKWYENSKHVITLDQEKDQLHEDIYRFLESLNWAQ, encoded by the coding sequence GTGAACAAAACATTATCACAGCCATTTTTCTTTCAAGCAGGATCACGTGCTGTTTTATTATTACACGGCTTCACAGGAAGCTCTGCAGACGTACGAATGCTTGGTAGATTTTTAGAGAAAAAAGGGTATACTACATTAGCACCTCACTATAAAGGTCACGGTGTGGAACCAGAAGAACTAATCACAACAGGACCAGCAGACTGGTGGCAGGATGTCGTTGCCGCCTACAAACAGTTACAGGATGCTGGCTATCAGGAAATTGCCGTTGCTGGCCTTTCATTAGGCGGTGTCATGGCGTTAAACATTGCATTAAATAATCCTGTTAAAGGAATTGTCACAATGTGCGCCCCCATGACAATGCGTACAACCGACGTTATGTTTGAGGGTGTCTTGAAATATGCAAGGGACTATAAAAAGTTCCAAGGGAAACAGGAAGAACAAATTGAAGCTGAAGTTGCGCTCATTGCTGAAAATGGCATGCCATCTCTACAGCAGTTGCGAGAATTTATAGCCCGTACTCGTCAAGAAATTGACATGATTTATGCGCCTATTTTTGTCGTACAAGCTACAAATGATGAAGTAATAGAGACAGAATCTGCCAACATTATATATAATCAAACTGAGTCACTTGAAAAGCACATCAAGTGGTATGAAAACTCAAAACATGTTATTACATTAGATCAAGAAAAAGATCAATTACATGAAGATATTTATCGCTTTTTAGAAAGCCTAAATTGGGCACAATAA
- the secG gene encoding preprotein translocase subunit SecG has translation MHTVVLVSLVIVSLALIVVVLLQSSKSAGLSGAISGGAEQLFGKQKARGMDLILHRATIVLAIVFFILAIAITKI, from the coding sequence ATGCATACAGTAGTATTAGTTTCATTAGTTATCGTATCATTAGCGTTAATCGTTGTGGTATTACTTCAATCTAGTAAAAGTGCAGGCTTATCAGGTGCCATCTCGGGTGGAGCTGAGCAACTATTTGGAAAGCAAAAAGCGCGTGGTATGGATTTAATCCTTCACCGTGCAACAATTGTGTTAGCTATAGTGTTCTTTATTTTAGCAATCGCTATTACAAAAATCTAA